A single Pseudanabaenaceae cyanobacterium SKYG29 DNA region contains:
- a CDS encoding isoprenyl transferase — protein MAPEFTPLPTYKKFATLPTNLDPAKLPRHVAVIMDGNGRWARQRGLPRVMGHRQGTETLKELLRCCKDWGIPALTVYAFSTENWQRPKEEVNFLMLLFEHVLGQELAELMREDVRLQFIGNLADLPTSLSEQIQRSMTLTQNNRGVVFTVATNYGGRQEIVQACQRIAMEVQCGHFSVDQITAELLERYLYTSGLPDPDLLIRTSGEMRVSNFLLWQLAYSEIYVTPTLWPDFDREEFYRALLAYQQRERRFGKI, from the coding sequence ATGGCACCTGAATTTACGCCTTTACCTACTTACAAGAAGTTTGCTACTTTACCTACTAATCTCGACCCTGCTAAGCTCCCCCGTCATGTGGCGGTAATCATGGACGGCAATGGCAGATGGGCAAGGCAACGGGGGTTACCCAGAGTGATGGGACATAGACAGGGAACGGAAACACTAAAGGAGTTACTGCGCTGTTGTAAAGATTGGGGAATTCCTGCCCTGACGGTCTATGCTTTTTCTACCGAGAATTGGCAACGCCCTAAAGAAGAAGTCAATTTTTTAATGCTCCTGTTTGAACATGTTCTAGGGCAGGAATTGGCAGAGTTGATGCGGGAAGATGTCCGCCTGCAATTCATCGGTAACTTGGCAGATTTGCCTACTTCTTTGTCCGAACAAATCCAACGATCGATGACTTTGACGCAAAACAATAGGGGAGTGGTTTTTACGGTAGCGACTAACTATGGGGGCAGACAGGAGATTGTCCAGGCTTGTCAGAGGATTGCTATGGAAGTGCAGTGTGGGCATTTTAGTGTCGATCAGATCACAGCGGAACTGCTAGAAAGGTACCTCTATACCAGTGGTTTACCTGACCCTGACCTACTCATTCGTACGAGCGGAGAAATGCGGGTTAGTAATTTTCTCCTGTGGCAATTAGCCTACAGTGAAATCTATGTCACTCCTACTCTGTGGCCGGATTTCGATCGGGAGGAATTCTATCGCGCTCTCCTAGCCTATCAACAACGGGAAAGACGCTTTGGTAAGATTTAA
- the cbiT gene encoding precorrin-6Y C5,15-methyltransferase subunit CbiT codes for MTWNYVTPGIPDQQFERLPGIPLSPVEVRVLILAQLRLQGASILWDVGAGTGTIAVEAGLLMPQGQVLAIERDEEVVGLVERNCQKFQVKNVLVKAGAAPSCLHDLTPLPDRICVEGGQPLDRIILTAWEKLVPSGRLVVVASTLQDLYQTWHTFNQIPIKNLEAVQSGINRLEVRGKQQLFAATNPLFILSGEKPA; via the coding sequence ATGACTTGGAACTACGTCACCCCTGGTATCCCAGACCAACAATTTGAACGTTTACCTGGCATTCCCCTGAGCCCTGTAGAAGTGCGAGTGCTGATTCTTGCCCAACTGCGACTGCAAGGGGCATCTATTCTCTGGGATGTGGGGGCAGGGACAGGGACAATAGCAGTGGAAGCAGGGTTACTAATGCCCCAGGGGCAGGTGTTAGCGATCGAGCGGGATGAAGAGGTAGTAGGACTAGTGGAGAGAAACTGTCAAAAGTTCCAGGTGAAAAATGTGCTGGTCAAGGCGGGGGCTGCCCCCAGCTGTTTGCACGACCTGACTCCCCTCCCCGATCGGATTTGCGTTGAAGGCGGACAACCCCTCGATCGGATTATTCTCACTGCTTGGGAAAAACTTGTGCCCTCGGGTCGTTTAGTGGTGGTAGCTTCCACTTTGCAAGACCTCTATCAAACCTGGCATACTTTCAATCAAATTCCCATCAAAAACCTAGAAGCCGTCCAATCGGGCATCAACCGTTTAGAAGTGCGGGGGAAGCAACAGTTATTTGCTGCTACTAATCCCCTGTTTATTTTGAGTGGGGAAAAGCCTGCTTAA
- a CDS encoding radical SAM protein, translating to MSEFSPVYGPVQSWRYGHSLGIDPIGLVSTCSFNCVYCQLGQIERLSSQRQTFIPTGAILAALDQKLEKDLDVITLSGSGEPTLALNLGEIIAQVKAKTIVPIVVLTNGTLLDSESVRSDLCLADEVSVKLDAVTPEGVKRVNRPGFAWDGQIFWQSLLSFRAQFAGRLTIQTMLLSAWSEVEKQIYIECLQELRPDRVYLNIPRRPKPLRRLLQGRENLTAVENSAWLKPLSVEYLEDFAHAIKEQSQLPVSYAVATMPESLERPPER from the coding sequence ATGAGTGAATTTAGTCCTGTCTATGGTCCTGTACAATCTTGGCGCTACGGACATTCCTTAGGTATCGATCCTATTGGGCTTGTCTCTACTTGTTCCTTTAACTGTGTTTACTGCCAATTGGGACAGATAGAGCGGTTGTCTTCCCAGCGTCAGACTTTTATTCCTACCGGTGCAATTCTGGCTGCCCTTGACCAAAAACTAGAAAAAGACCTGGACGTAATTACCCTGAGCGGCAGTGGGGAGCCTACCCTTGCCCTCAATTTAGGGGAAATCATTGCCCAGGTGAAGGCAAAAACAATTGTACCGATCGTTGTCTTGACTAATGGTACGCTGTTGGATTCGGAGAGTGTCCGATCGGATTTATGCCTGGCCGATGAAGTCTCGGTCAAGTTGGATGCTGTTACCCCTGAGGGAGTCAAGCGGGTTAATCGTCCTGGCTTTGCTTGGGATGGACAAATATTTTGGCAGAGTCTATTATCATTTCGTGCCCAATTTGCGGGCAGGTTAACCATTCAAACCATGCTCCTATCTGCATGGTCAGAGGTAGAAAAACAGATTTATATTGAGTGTCTACAAGAACTGCGCCCCGATCGGGTTTATCTCAACATTCCCCGCCGTCCCAAACCGCTGCGTCGTCTGCTGCAGGGGCGAGAAAATTTGACTGCCGTAGAAAACAGCGCATGGCTGAAGCCCTTGTCTGTGGAATATTTAGAAGACTTTGCCCATGCTATCAAAGAGCAGTCTCAGTTACCGGTCAGTTATGCTGTTGCAACTATGCCAGAATCATTGGAGAGACCTCCTGAGAGGTAG
- the chrA gene encoding chromate efflux transporter has product MKEEEEIAPEPENPSLVEMTWLFLQLGSIGFGGGIAMIALMEEEFVKRRHYIDKEEFLHGVALSQILGSFPVNTALFVGYHLHGFLGGLLGSTVFLFPSFAAVILLSWLYFTYSKIPSLQSVLDGLAPVVIGVILTAAWSMGQKAIGSYVAVGIVLGGCIGTLIKISPVIILGVGGIIGLLLKMTPRKPQQKQPQAVIALPLAMEVLPHKVAQLTEPASQPAAVNLATLGWTFLKVGFVFFGGGVVLIPVLKQLLIDNLHWLTPKEFIDGVAISQLTPGPIAVIATFAGFRMGGLAGAIVATVGLFLPSIVLMFFLAMYYQKIKHLQPVKHFLSGVNPAVVGMVVSAAINLAPSVFPLDQPVKITVNAILLAISLLVIGKLKWHPAIGLAIGAAVGVVLTYSQP; this is encoded by the coding sequence ATGAAAGAAGAGGAAGAAATAGCACCAGAGCCAGAGAATCCTAGTTTGGTGGAGATGACCTGGTTGTTTTTGCAGCTGGGTTCCATCGGGTTTGGTGGTGGCATTGCCATGATTGCCTTGATGGAGGAGGAATTTGTCAAACGGCGGCATTATATAGATAAAGAAGAGTTTTTACATGGGGTAGCTCTTAGTCAGATTTTGGGGTCTTTCCCTGTTAATACAGCTTTATTTGTTGGTTATCACCTGCACGGATTTCTAGGAGGCTTGTTGGGCAGTACCGTTTTTCTCTTTCCTTCCTTTGCCGCTGTGATTTTACTGTCTTGGTTATATTTCACCTACAGTAAGATTCCTTCCCTGCAGAGTGTTTTAGATGGTCTAGCCCCTGTGGTAATTGGGGTGATTTTAACCGCTGCCTGGTCGATGGGACAAAAAGCGATCGGGTCTTACGTGGCTGTCGGTATCGTCCTTGGGGGCTGTATTGGCACTTTGATCAAGATCAGTCCTGTTATCATCCTAGGCGTGGGGGGAATTATTGGCTTATTGTTAAAAATGACTCCCCGCAAACCACAACAAAAACAGCCCCAGGCAGTGATTGCTTTGCCCTTGGCAATGGAAGTTTTACCCCACAAAGTTGCCCAATTGACGGAGCCTGCTAGTCAACCTGCTGCTGTTAACTTAGCTACCTTGGGATGGACTTTCCTTAAAGTAGGTTTTGTCTTTTTTGGTGGGGGGGTTGTGTTAATTCCTGTCTTGAAACAATTGTTGATTGATAATTTGCACTGGCTGACCCCAAAGGAATTTATTGACGGGGTAGCAATCAGTCAGTTGACACCGGGTCCCATCGCTGTCATTGCCACTTTTGCCGGCTTTAGAATGGGGGGATTAGCAGGGGCAATTGTGGCAACGGTGGGTTTATTTTTGCCCTCGATCGTGTTGATGTTCTTTCTGGCTATGTACTACCAAAAAATCAAACACCTGCAACCTGTCAAGCATTTTCTTTCTGGAGTCAACCCTGCTGTAGTGGGGATGGTGGTTTCCGCTGCCATTAACCTAGCCCCCTCTGTGTTTCCCCTTGATCAACCAGTAAAAATTACCGTCAATGCCATCTTGTTAGCCATCTCTTTATTGGTTATTGGCAAGTTAAAATGGCATCCTGCCATCGGATTAGCGATCGGGGCAGCTGTTGGTGTTGTGTTGACATACTCCCAGCCCTAA
- the acs gene encoding acetate--CoA ligase, with protein sequence MAAPIESVLQEQRLFPPPAQFSQGARIKSMAEYQELYARAQANPAAFWEELASQELHWFDRWHTPLIWQPPQVQWFAGGKLNISYNCLDRHLSTWRRHKAALVWEGEPGDSRTYTYAQLHREVCLFANVLKELGVRKGDVVGIYLPMIPEAVIAMLACARIGAPHTVVFGGFSGEALRERLNDGKAKLVVTADGGWRKDAIVPLKDQVDAALPQVPTVENVLVVQRTGQKIHMEPGRDHWWHDLKQSASPHCPAEPMDAEDILFILYTSGSTGKPKGVVHTTGGYNLYTHITTKWIFDLQDTDVYWCTADVGWITGHSYIVYGPLSNGATVLIYEGAPRPSNPGCMWEIIEKYGVTIFYTAPTAIRSFIKQGEHLPKSRDLSSLRLLGTVGEPINPAAWMWYYRIIGQERCPIVDTWWQTETGGIMISALPGAIPTKPGSATLPFPGIIADVVDLEGNPVGENEGGYLVIKHPWPSMMRTVYNDPDRFRRSYWEHIPPKDGQYFYFAGDGARKDRDGYFWVMGRVDDVINVAGHRLGTMEIESALVSHPAVAEAAVVGRPDEIKGEEICAFVILEGLQTGSEELAQELKQHVAKEIGAIARPAEIRFTDALPKTRSGKIMRRLLRSLAAKQEITSDTSTLEDRSVLDRLREGV encoded by the coding sequence ATGGCAGCCCCGATCGAGTCTGTTTTGCAGGAACAACGTTTATTTCCCCCTCCCGCCCAGTTCTCCCAGGGGGCTCGCATTAAAAGCATGGCGGAATACCAGGAGCTATATGCCCGTGCTCAGGCTAACCCCGCTGCGTTTTGGGAAGAGCTAGCTAGCCAAGAACTGCATTGGTTCGATCGGTGGCATACTCCTCTTATCTGGCAACCGCCTCAGGTGCAATGGTTTGCCGGGGGTAAACTCAACATTTCCTATAACTGTCTCGATCGGCACTTGTCTACCTGGCGGCGGCACAAGGCAGCGCTGGTTTGGGAGGGAGAACCGGGGGATAGTCGCACCTATACCTACGCTCAACTCCACCGCGAAGTGTGTCTGTTTGCCAATGTCCTCAAGGAACTAGGGGTGAGGAAAGGGGATGTAGTGGGGATTTATCTGCCCATGATCCCGGAGGCAGTGATTGCCATGCTTGCCTGCGCCCGCATTGGTGCTCCCCATACAGTGGTATTCGGCGGCTTTAGCGGAGAGGCCTTGCGGGAAAGACTAAATGACGGTAAGGCGAAATTGGTGGTGACAGCGGACGGGGGGTGGCGCAAAGATGCGATCGTGCCATTGAAAGACCAGGTGGATGCTGCTTTACCCCAAGTGCCCACCGTGGAAAATGTGCTAGTTGTGCAGAGGACAGGGCAAAAAATTCACATGGAGCCAGGGCGAGACCACTGGTGGCATGACCTCAAGCAGTCTGCTAGTCCCCATTGCCCTGCAGAACCCATGGATGCCGAGGATATTCTCTTTATTCTCTATACCAGTGGCAGTACGGGTAAGCCCAAGGGAGTTGTCCATACCACGGGGGGCTACAACCTCTACACTCACATCACTACTAAGTGGATTTTTGACCTCCAGGATACCGATGTTTACTGGTGTACTGCTGATGTAGGCTGGATTACGGGGCACAGCTATATTGTCTATGGTCCTCTGTCCAATGGGGCTACTGTTCTCATCTACGAAGGAGCACCCCGTCCCTCTAATCCTGGCTGTATGTGGGAAATTATTGAAAAGTATGGGGTCACTATCTTCTACACCGCCCCAACTGCTATCCGATCGTTCATTAAGCAGGGGGAGCATTTGCCTAAATCCCGTGACCTTTCTTCTCTGCGCCTACTGGGTACTGTCGGAGAACCAATTAATCCTGCAGCCTGGATGTGGTACTACCGCATTATTGGGCAGGAGCGTTGCCCGATCGTGGACACCTGGTGGCAGACGGAAACAGGGGGAATTATGATCAGTGCTCTGCCGGGGGCGATTCCCACTAAGCCTGGCTCTGCGACACTGCCTTTCCCAGGTATCATAGCGGATGTGGTGGATTTAGAGGGCAATCCCGTCGGGGAGAATGAAGGGGGGTACCTAGTCATTAAACATCCTTGGCCCTCCATGATGCGCACAGTCTACAACGACCCCGATCGGTTCCGCCGCAGCTACTGGGAGCATATTCCCCCCAAAGATGGGCAGTATTTTTATTTCGCCGGGGATGGGGCACGCAAGGACAGGGACGGCTACTTCTGGGTGATGGGCAGGGTAGATGATGTGATCAATGTAGCGGGTCATCGCCTGGGGACGATGGAGATTGAATCTGCTTTGGTATCCCATCCTGCGGTGGCAGAAGCGGCGGTGGTCGGTCGTCCTGATGAAATCAAGGGGGAAGAAATCTGTGCCTTTGTCATTTTGGAGGGCTTGCAGACGGGGTCGGAAGAATTAGCCCAGGAGCTAAAACAACACGTCGCCAAAGAAATCGGGGCAATTGCCCGCCCGGCGGAAATTCGCTTTACTGATGCTCTGCCTAAGACCCGATCGGGGAAAATTATGCGCCGGCTGCTGCGCAGTTTAGCTGCCAAACAGGAAATTACTAGTGATACTTCCACCTTGGAAGACCGATCGGTTTTAGACCGACTGCGGGAGGGGGTATGA
- a CDS encoding AAA family ATPase, with product MSLPPLVQAMLQPDFYDHPVTAVELVQTHISYVFLTGEYAYKVKKPVNFGFLDFSTLEKRHFFCQEELRLNARLAPDLYLGVSPIYQAGNSYSFAAKGTPPVEYAVKMRQFPQENLLINVFAQGKLTYNHVTMIAQQLAQFHRQAATGEYINQFGTAQALAQVANDNYEYTRTYIGRGQTQAQFEATKKFTDEFFQENQKIFQQRIEGGKIRECHGDLHLKNICLWQDRIQIFDCIEFNESFRNTDVLYDVAFLFMDLEFRGRSDLANRFLNIYLEETNDYEGLPLFPLFCSLRAYIRAKVTSFLLDDPSVPGAQKEQAQREAAAYYKLAHDYTQLGRQKSPLVILMCGLSGTGKTTVARELAGRLGAIHIRSDAVRKHLGGIDLRVRGDSSLYTGEMTHRTYSRLLELAQLLTGVGFAVILDAKYDRVELRQQVQTQLRGVPIKIVHCVADWDVMVQRLEQRALEKTDIADATVDLLAQQQREFETFLAEEMHQVIPVHTDNDVDYQRLTAAVLTN from the coding sequence ATGAGCCTCCCCCCCCTAGTGCAGGCAATGTTACAGCCTGATTTTTATGACCACCCCGTGACAGCGGTAGAGCTAGTACAAACCCATATTTCCTATGTATTTCTTACAGGGGAATACGCCTACAAAGTTAAAAAACCAGTTAATTTTGGTTTCTTAGATTTTTCTACCCTGGAGAAACGCCATTTTTTTTGTCAGGAGGAATTACGGCTCAATGCTCGCCTTGCCCCCGATTTGTACCTAGGGGTATCGCCGATTTACCAGGCAGGAAATAGTTATTCTTTCGCGGCTAAGGGCACGCCCCCTGTAGAGTATGCAGTCAAAATGCGTCAATTTCCCCAAGAGAATTTGCTGATCAATGTGTTTGCCCAGGGGAAACTTACTTACAATCATGTGACAATGATTGCCCAGCAGCTAGCCCAATTTCACCGCCAGGCAGCCACGGGGGAATACATCAACCAATTTGGCACCGCCCAAGCCCTAGCGCAAGTGGCTAATGATAACTATGAATATACTAGAACCTACATTGGCAGAGGACAAACCCAAGCTCAATTTGAGGCTACCAAAAAGTTTACTGATGAGTTTTTCCAGGAAAATCAAAAAATATTCCAGCAGAGAATTGAAGGTGGGAAAATTAGGGAATGCCACGGCGATCTGCACCTTAAAAATATTTGTCTATGGCAAGACCGCATTCAAATTTTTGACTGCATAGAATTTAACGAATCCTTCCGCAATACAGATGTGCTCTACGATGTGGCTTTCCTGTTCATGGATTTAGAGTTTCGCGGACGATCGGATTTAGCCAATCGCTTTTTGAATATCTATTTAGAAGAGACCAATGACTATGAGGGTCTGCCTTTGTTTCCCCTGTTTTGTAGTCTGCGGGCTTATATTCGTGCCAAGGTAACTTCTTTTCTCTTGGATGACCCCAGTGTACCAGGGGCACAAAAAGAGCAAGCCCAAAGGGAAGCTGCTGCCTACTACAAACTTGCCCATGATTACACCCAGCTTGGTAGGCAAAAATCCCCCCTCGTAATTCTCATGTGTGGGTTGTCAGGAACAGGCAAAACTACAGTGGCACGGGAATTGGCAGGGCGCTTGGGGGCGATTCATATCCGATCGGATGCGGTGCGCAAACACCTGGGGGGGATAGATTTACGGGTGCGGGGAGATAGTAGCCTTTACACAGGGGAGATGACCCACAGGACTTATAGTCGTTTATTAGAATTAGCTCAGCTACTAACAGGGGTAGGGTTTGCGGTGATTTTGGATGCCAAATACGATCGTGTAGAATTACGGCAGCAGGTGCAGACTCAGTTGCGGGGAGTACCTATCAAAATCGTTCACTGTGTAGCTGACTGGGATGTAATGGTGCAAAGACTAGAACAGAGGGCACTGGAAAAAACCGATATTGCTGATGCCACAGTGGATTTACTTGCCCAGCAACAAAGGGAGTTTGAAACTTTTTTAGCAGAGGAGATGCACCAAGTTATTCCTGTCCATACTGATAATGATGTTGATTACCAAAGGTTGACGGCAGCCGTTCTGACTAACTAG
- a CDS encoding L,D-transpeptidase family protein encodes MARIATFLTLLFLSLPVYSQPWTQPYQTGLTQYRTVNIPRPKGTITRAEYAILIERTFLILPKVRHSRQFVDLPLSHWAYRPLLNAYEAGFFTGNDDRIFPDRPLTRLEVMVSLANGLQIPLLDSRTDRLRFLRSLYTDAERLPPHAIDPLAALAQHKVWLATPDNPYSLAADRHITGGEVAVLLYEVLAAQKQVPPISRRALPKVTRLEVSLSRRQVTAFQGNTKFKTYPIAVGRAGWETPQGTFKVQQMIAKPAWKNPFTGDVIKSGDPDNPLGEYWIGFWTNGKDWSGFHGTPHRHSVGQAISHGCLRMYNEHIKELFSLISADTIVKVTN; translated from the coding sequence ATGGCAAGAATTGCTACCTTTCTGACTTTGCTATTTCTATCTCTACCCGTTTATTCCCAGCCTTGGACACAGCCCTATCAAACTGGTTTAACCCAATACCGTACAGTCAATATACCGCGACCAAAGGGGACCATCACCCGTGCAGAATACGCCATCCTCATCGAGAGAACCTTTCTTATTCTGCCCAAAGTCCGTCATAGTCGGCAGTTCGTTGATTTACCTCTTTCCCACTGGGCTTATCGCCCTTTGCTCAATGCCTACGAAGCAGGTTTTTTCACAGGCAACGATGACCGCATTTTCCCCGATCGTCCTCTGACTCGCTTGGAAGTAATGGTCTCCCTTGCCAATGGCTTGCAAATACCTCTACTAGACTCCCGTACTGATCGGTTACGCTTCCTGCGGTCTTTGTATACTGATGCAGAACGTCTGCCTCCCCATGCCATTGATCCCCTGGCTGCCTTGGCGCAACACAAAGTTTGGTTAGCTACTCCTGATAACCCCTACTCTTTAGCAGCCGATCGCCATATCACAGGGGGAGAAGTGGCAGTCCTACTCTACGAAGTATTGGCAGCGCAAAAACAAGTCCCACCTATATCCCGCCGAGCATTGCCCAAAGTTACCCGCCTAGAAGTGAGCCTCTCCCGCCGCCAAGTGACTGCTTTCCAAGGCAATACCAAGTTCAAAACCTACCCCATCGCTGTAGGCAGAGCGGGCTGGGAAACCCCCCAAGGCACCTTCAAAGTGCAACAAATGATTGCCAAACCCGCCTGGAAAAATCCCTTTACGGGGGACGTGATCAAATCCGGTGACCCCGATAACCCCCTAGGGGAATACTGGATTGGCTTCTGGACAAATGGCAAAGACTGGTCAGGATTTCATGGTACACCCCATCGCCATAGTGTCGGTCAGGCGATCTCCCATGGTTGCCTGCGCATGTACAATGAACACATCAAGGAACTGTTTAGTTTGATTTCCGCCGACACGATCGTGAAGGTTACAAATTAG
- a CDS encoding GIY-YIG nuclease family protein yields the protein MYILECCDGSYYTGSTIDLERRLAQHQRGEGANYTAKRLPVKLVYCEYYDRVADAYRREKQVQGWSHRKKEALIKNDLNLLKSLSKSRANQADSDR from the coding sequence ATGTACATCTTGGAATGCTGTGACGGTAGCTACTACACAGGTAGTACGATTGATCTAGAGAGGCGACTAGCCCAACACCAAAGGGGAGAAGGAGCAAATTACACAGCCAAAAGGTTACCAGTAAAGTTGGTGTATTGCGAATATTACGATCGGGTTGCTGACGCTTACCGACGAGAAAAACAGGTGCAGGGTTGGAGCCATAGAAAGAAGGAAGCACTTATTAAAAACGACTTAAATCTGTTAAAAAGCCTGTCAAAGTCTAGAGCTAATCAAGCCGATTCAGATAGGTAG